The genomic region TATCTGAAAAAAGCAGCCACAACCATTCTGATTGCATCACTGATCATCTGGCTGGCCAGTAATTTTCCGAAAAACATTCGTCTTCACCAAAGCAATTCTTATCAGATTAAACAAACTTCAGAAAATCCATACCTCCTGCCGGAAGAAAAAGTCAGCATTATTAATGAGCTTGAAGCAAAAGAATCAGCACTGCAACTGAAATATTCTGTCATCGGCAGAATCGGAACTTTTATAGAGCCTGTCATTCAGCCACTTGGCTTTGACTGGCGTATCGGAATCAGTCTGATTACCGGATTTGCAGCAAAAGAACTGGTGGTTTCGTCAATGGCTACCATTTATTCACTGGACAAAAGCAGTTATGAATCAACCAAAACCCTTCAGCAAAAGCTGAAAAATGATTACTCTTTTTCAACTGCCCTGTCTCTATTAATGTTTGTACTTATTTATGTCCCTTGTATCGCTGCCACTACTATTTTTCATCGCGAAGCCGGAAAAACAAAATACACAGTGCTTTATGTAGGATATACCCTGCTGACAGCATGGACCATGTCTTTTCTTATTTATCAGATATTCAATATTTTATAAGATTTTTAGCTTAAGGCTTTGTCTAAAAACTGATTCAGGGGAAATAATATCCTGTAAACTTCCACAATTTTTTCAATCAGATTTTCTGAAAGTAAATCCCTCTCACTCAACTCATGAAAAGGGGCAATGCTTTTGTATTTCAGCCATTCGATGCCCTCAAAGTCCGGGTCGAAATTCTTTGGCGGGCGTTTCAGTTTATCTTCCCAAAATTTAATTTTATACTTCTGATAATCAGGATGTTCAACAATAGATTTGAAATCATCGTAATGATGATAAATTTCACTGCGGATTCTGGCAAGCGCTTCCGGCATGGGCATATAGATACCCGCTGAAACAAAG from Sphingobacteriales bacterium harbors:
- a CDS encoding DUF2461 domain-containing protein, whose translation is MKSILEFLSALEKNNNREWFNANKQLYEENRRLFLLTIGKIIKGISAFDRSISQVDPKNCVFRIYRDTRFSADKTPYKNNFGAFISKDGFKSHHSGYYFHIQPGEYFVSAGIYMPMPEALARIRSEIYHHYDDFKSIVEHPDYQKYKIKFWEDKLKRPPKNFDPDFEGIEWLKYKSIAPFHELSERDLLSENLIEKIVEVYRILFPLNQFLDKALS